Proteins co-encoded in one Phycodurus eques isolate BA_2022a chromosome 14, UOR_Pequ_1.1, whole genome shotgun sequence genomic window:
- the iars2 gene encoding isoleucine--tRNA ligase, mitochondrial isoform X1 encodes MLLCRVSALSRTLTTWGRRSHQRGGLLHRPFMCSSRRRHGASAGEDSAQSADPGSTPGLYRDTVLLPRTEFPMKLGGQKLLDREIEIQEKCGFASLYTWQSERKAKRFCLHDGPPYANGDPHVGHALNKIIKDIRNRFEMLRGRQVHYIPGWDCHGLPIELKALGELGSVSLSPMQIRDKARQFAKGAIERQKAAFQRWGVMADWDQCYYTFDGAYEAAQLKVFQEMHGKGLIYQDYKPVFWSPSSRTALAEAELEYNHEHLSKTIYATFPLVTLLHKMAGQGDVSVLVWTTQPWTIPANQAVCYMPNAQYSVVRRKDNSQLLLMATERSISVAAALGTELESVATFAGSELEGGICKHPTIPDKEVPLLPANHVTMAKGTGLVHTAPAHGMEDYNVASQFNLLVECLVGEDGKFTELAGPELHHLSVFNEGNEKVICMLKECGALVKEENCVHSYPYDWRTKQPVVIRPSKQWFINTGSLKDKAKDALQKVRVLPESARSSLLTMLDRRTYWCISRQRSWGVPIPVFYHRETGEALINKHTVSHIVTLFKEKGSDCWWELPIDTLLPADVLKKSKAGPVTDYVRGEDVLDIWFDSGASWAAVLEEELEGDSEEPDSRLSWLPAPLRKPLVTETDCRADAYVEGKDQIGGWFQSSLLTSVAVRNKAPYKSLVVHGFAISEKGEKMSKSLGNVVDPDAVINGGKDGNMPAYGADVLRWWVAESNIFSEVQIGPSALNSARDNINKLRNTLRFLLGNLHGFDPRAQAVDPKEMYYIDQYMLHLLREYSMKVTDAYSEFDAGRVIRLLQAFMTRDLSSFYFSIIKDRLYCDPEDSLGRRSCQTVLEEILDGLTRSIAPILPHLAEDVYAHTPGHNVWALAEEEMLFRSGWVKCSSVWRQPGLEEAVEGACAIRDSFLSSIPGKNVAQYDLTIAIEPGLLFELMESLQEDPSSTSSQLVELMMAARVNLSGRVPRDLPPDTLVRHGTFLINLEGGVIREESSYSIAAVPTSATRCPRCRRYTAESVDCVCPRCQTVLAKAQ; translated from the exons ATGCTGCTGTGCCGTGTTTCGGCCCTAAGCCGGACGCTAACGACATGGGGACGGAGGTCACACCAAAGAGGTGGCCTCCTCCACCGGCCCTTCATGTGTAGCTCTCGCCGGCGTCACGGTGCTTCCGCGGGCGAGGACAGCGCTCAGTCCGCTGACCCGGGCTCGACACCGGGACTCTACCGGGACACCGTGCTCCTTCCCCGAACAGAGTTCCCCATGAAACTGGGGGGACAGAAGCTGCTTGACAGAGAAATCGAGATTCAGGAG AAGTGTGGATTTGCAAGTTTGTACACTTGGCAGAGCGAGAGGAAGGCCAAGAGGTTTTGCCTTCACGACGGACCCCCATACGCCAATGGAGACCCACATGTAGGACATGCGCTCAACAAG ATTATAAAAGACATCCGTAACCGTTTTGAGATGCTTAGGGGCCGACAGGTCCACTACATTCCGGGCTGGGACTGCCATGGTCTTCCCATTGAGCTGAAAGCTCTTGGTGAGCTGGGTTCTGTCAGTCTCAGCCCTATGCAGATCAGGGACAAAG CTCGTCAGTTTGCAAAAGGGGCCATTGAGCGTCAGAAGGCTGCTTTCCAGCGCTGGGGAGTGATGGCCGACTGGGACCAGTGCTATTACACTTTTGATGGTGCCTATGAGGCCGCTCAGCTGAAAGTCTTCCAGGAGATGCATGGCAAG GGCCTCATCTATCAAGATTACAAACCTGTTTTTTGGTCTCCTTCATCAAG AACTGCCTTAGCCGAGGCAGAACTGGAGTACAACCATGAGCATCTCAGCAAAACCATCTACGCCACATTCCCACTGGTTACACTGCTGCATAAGATGGCAG GTCAGGGCGATGTTTCTGTGTTGGTGTGGACCACTCAGCCTTggactatcccagctaaccAGGCGGTCTGCTACATGCCAAATGCCCA GTACTCTGTGGTGAGAAGGAAAGACAACTCTCAACTGCTCCTAATGGCCACTGAACGCTCTATCAGTGTGGCAGCAGCGTTGGGAACAGAACTAGAGAGTGTCGCCACCTTCGCTG GTTCAGAGCTCGAGGGCGGAATCTGCAAGCATCCCACCATTCCCGACAAGGAAGTACCACTTTTGCCCGCTAATCATGTGACAATGGCAAAAGGAACAGGATTGGTCCACACAGCACCAGCTCACGGCATGGAGGATTACAACGTGGCTTCGCAGTTTAATCTCCTTGTG GAGTGTCTTGTGGGCGAGGATGGCAAGTTCACAGAGCTGGCAGGTCCAGAGCTCCACCATCTGTCTGTGTTTAACGAAGGCAATGAAAAAG TGATCTGCATGCTGAAGGAGTGTGGGGCTTTGGTGAAAGAGGAGAATTGCGTCCATAGTTACCCGTATGACTGGAGGACGAAGCAACCTGTTGTCATCCGGCCCAGCAAACAGTGGTTTATTAACACAGGCTCACTCAAGGACAAGGCAAAG GATGCGCTGCAAAAGGTTCGTGTTTTGCCAGAGTCAGCGCGGAGCAGCCTTCTGACCATGCTGGACAGACGCACTTACTGGTGCATCTCAAGGCAACGCAGCTGGGGCGTCCCTATCCCAGTCTTCTACCACAGAGAGACTGGCGAGGCGCTCATCAACAA ACACACAGTATCCCACATAGTGACTCTCTTCAAGGAAAAGGGCAGTGACTGTTGGTGGGAGCTTCCGATTGACACTTTACTGCCAGCAGATGTGCTCAAGAAG AGTAAAGCAGGACCAGTAACTGACTATGTCCGTGGAGAGGACGTGCTTGACATCTGGTTTGACAGCGGAGCATCATGGGCAGCTGTTCTAGAAG AAGAACTGGAGGGAGACTCTGAGGAGCCTGATTCTCGTCTCAGCTGGCTCCCAGCACCACTGCGCAAACCGCTTGTCACAG AGACCGACTGCAGGGCAGACGCCTACGTGGAAGGAAAGGACCAGATCGGGGGGTGGTTTCAGTCGTCTCTGCTCACCAGCGTCGCTGTCAGGAACAAAGCGCCTTACAA aTCACTGGTGGTCCATGGATTTGCCATCAGTGAGAAGGGAGAAAAAATGTCCAAGTCTCTTGGGAATGTCGTGGATCCGGATGCAGTCATCAATGGCGGgaag GATGGCAACATGCCAGCCTACGGGGCAGACGTGCTGCGATGGTGGGTGGCCGAGTCAAACATATTTTCCGAGGTTCAGATAGGACCTTCGGCCCTGAACTCGGCCCGAGACAACATCAACAAG CTCAGAAACACTTTGCGGTTCCTGCTCGGCAACCTGCACGGCTTTGACCCACGGGCTCAGGCTGTGGACCCCAAAGAGATGTACTACATTGACCAGTACATGCTGCACCTGCTGCGCGAGTACAGCATGAAG GTGACAGACGCTTACAGTGAGTTTGACGCTGGCCGAGTCATACGCCTCCTTCAAGCCTTCATGACCAGAGACCTCTCAAGCTTTTATTTCAGCATCATCAAAGATAG GTTGTACTGTGATCCTGAGGACTCGCTGGGCAGAAGATCGTGTCAGACGGTCCTGGAGGAGATTCTGGACGGGTTGACAAGATCTATCGCCCCCATCCTGCCTCATCTGGCTGAAGACGTGTACGCTCACACACCGGGCCACAATG TGTGGGCCCTTGCAGAAGAGGAGATGCTGTTCAGGAGTGGCTGGGTCAAATGCAGCTCTGTGTGGAGGCAACCTGGACTGGAGGAGGCAGTGGAGGGGGCGTGCGCCATCAGGGACTCCTTTTTGTCATCAATTCCAGGCAAAAACGTGGCCCAGTATGACCTCACCATCGCCATTGAGCCCGGGCTGCTGTTTGAATTGATGGAG TCTCTCCAAGAGGATCCCTCGTCCACTTCCTCACAGCTTGTTGAGCTCATGATGGCGGCCCGGGTCAACTTGAGCGGCAGGGTGCCTCGCGACCTTCCCCCAGACACGCTCGTGCGCCACGGCACATTCCTCATTAACTTGGAAG GTGGGGTTATTCGAGAGGAAAGTAGCTACAGTATAGCAGCGGTGCCCACCTCCGCCACCCGATGTCCACGATGTCGACGCTACACTGCGGAGTCTGTGGACTGCGTTTGCCCACGCTGTCAGACTGTTCTCGCCAAAGCTCAGTAA
- the iars2 gene encoding isoleucine--tRNA ligase, mitochondrial isoform X3, producing MLLCRVSALSRTLTTWGRRSHQRGGLLHRPFMCSSRRRHGASAGEDSAQSADPGSTPGLYRDTVLLPRTEFPMKLGGQKLLDREIEIQEKCGFASLYTWQSERKAKRFCLHDGPPYANGDPHVGHALNKIIKDIRNRFEMLRGRQVHYIPGWDCHGLPIELKALGELGSVSLSPMQIRDKARQFAKGAIERQKAAFQRWGVMADWDQCYYTFDGAYEAAQLKVFQEMHGKGLIYQDYKPVFWSPSSRTALAEAELEYNHEHLSKTIYATFPLVTLLHKMAGQGDVSVLVWTTQPWTIPANQAVCYMPNAQYSVVRRKDNSQLLLMATERSISVAAALGTELESVATFAGSELEGGICKHPTIPDKEVPLLPANHVTMAKGTGLVHTAPAHGMEDYNVASQFNLLVECLVGEDGKFTELAGPELHHLSVFNEGNEKVICMLKECGALVKEENCVHSYPYDWRTKQPVVIRPSKQWFINTGSLKDKAKDALQKVRVLPESARSSLLTMLDRRTYWCISRQRSWGVPIPVFYHRETGEALINKHTVSHIVTLFKEKGSDCWWELPIDTLLPADVLKKSKAGPVTDYVRGEDVLDIWFDSGASWAAVLEETDCRADAYVEGKDQIGGWFQSSLLTSVAVRNKAPYKSLVVHGFAISEKGEKMSKSLGNVVDPDAVINGGKDGNMPAYGADVLRWWVAESNIFSEVQIGPSALNSARDNINKLRNTLRFLLGNLHGFDPRAQAVDPKEMYYIDQYMLHLLREYSMKVTDAYSEFDAGRVIRLLQAFMTRDLSSFYFSIIKDRLYCDPEDSLGRRSCQTVLEEILDGLTRSIAPILPHLAEDVYAHTPGHNVWALAEEEMLFRSGWVKCSSVWRQPGLEEAVEGACAIRDSFLSSIPGKNVAQYDLTIAIEPGLLFELMESLQEDPSSTSSQLVELMMAARVNLSGRVPRDLPPDTLVRHGTFLINLEGGVIREESSYSIAAVPTSATRCPRCRRYTAESVDCVCPRCQTVLAKAQ from the exons ATGCTGCTGTGCCGTGTTTCGGCCCTAAGCCGGACGCTAACGACATGGGGACGGAGGTCACACCAAAGAGGTGGCCTCCTCCACCGGCCCTTCATGTGTAGCTCTCGCCGGCGTCACGGTGCTTCCGCGGGCGAGGACAGCGCTCAGTCCGCTGACCCGGGCTCGACACCGGGACTCTACCGGGACACCGTGCTCCTTCCCCGAACAGAGTTCCCCATGAAACTGGGGGGACAGAAGCTGCTTGACAGAGAAATCGAGATTCAGGAG AAGTGTGGATTTGCAAGTTTGTACACTTGGCAGAGCGAGAGGAAGGCCAAGAGGTTTTGCCTTCACGACGGACCCCCATACGCCAATGGAGACCCACATGTAGGACATGCGCTCAACAAG ATTATAAAAGACATCCGTAACCGTTTTGAGATGCTTAGGGGCCGACAGGTCCACTACATTCCGGGCTGGGACTGCCATGGTCTTCCCATTGAGCTGAAAGCTCTTGGTGAGCTGGGTTCTGTCAGTCTCAGCCCTATGCAGATCAGGGACAAAG CTCGTCAGTTTGCAAAAGGGGCCATTGAGCGTCAGAAGGCTGCTTTCCAGCGCTGGGGAGTGATGGCCGACTGGGACCAGTGCTATTACACTTTTGATGGTGCCTATGAGGCCGCTCAGCTGAAAGTCTTCCAGGAGATGCATGGCAAG GGCCTCATCTATCAAGATTACAAACCTGTTTTTTGGTCTCCTTCATCAAG AACTGCCTTAGCCGAGGCAGAACTGGAGTACAACCATGAGCATCTCAGCAAAACCATCTACGCCACATTCCCACTGGTTACACTGCTGCATAAGATGGCAG GTCAGGGCGATGTTTCTGTGTTGGTGTGGACCACTCAGCCTTggactatcccagctaaccAGGCGGTCTGCTACATGCCAAATGCCCA GTACTCTGTGGTGAGAAGGAAAGACAACTCTCAACTGCTCCTAATGGCCACTGAACGCTCTATCAGTGTGGCAGCAGCGTTGGGAACAGAACTAGAGAGTGTCGCCACCTTCGCTG GTTCAGAGCTCGAGGGCGGAATCTGCAAGCATCCCACCATTCCCGACAAGGAAGTACCACTTTTGCCCGCTAATCATGTGACAATGGCAAAAGGAACAGGATTGGTCCACACAGCACCAGCTCACGGCATGGAGGATTACAACGTGGCTTCGCAGTTTAATCTCCTTGTG GAGTGTCTTGTGGGCGAGGATGGCAAGTTCACAGAGCTGGCAGGTCCAGAGCTCCACCATCTGTCTGTGTTTAACGAAGGCAATGAAAAAG TGATCTGCATGCTGAAGGAGTGTGGGGCTTTGGTGAAAGAGGAGAATTGCGTCCATAGTTACCCGTATGACTGGAGGACGAAGCAACCTGTTGTCATCCGGCCCAGCAAACAGTGGTTTATTAACACAGGCTCACTCAAGGACAAGGCAAAG GATGCGCTGCAAAAGGTTCGTGTTTTGCCAGAGTCAGCGCGGAGCAGCCTTCTGACCATGCTGGACAGACGCACTTACTGGTGCATCTCAAGGCAACGCAGCTGGGGCGTCCCTATCCCAGTCTTCTACCACAGAGAGACTGGCGAGGCGCTCATCAACAA ACACACAGTATCCCACATAGTGACTCTCTTCAAGGAAAAGGGCAGTGACTGTTGGTGGGAGCTTCCGATTGACACTTTACTGCCAGCAGATGTGCTCAAGAAG AGTAAAGCAGGACCAGTAACTGACTATGTCCGTGGAGAGGACGTGCTTGACATCTGGTTTGACAGCGGAGCATCATGGGCAGCTGTTCTAGAAG AGACCGACTGCAGGGCAGACGCCTACGTGGAAGGAAAGGACCAGATCGGGGGGTGGTTTCAGTCGTCTCTGCTCACCAGCGTCGCTGTCAGGAACAAAGCGCCTTACAA aTCACTGGTGGTCCATGGATTTGCCATCAGTGAGAAGGGAGAAAAAATGTCCAAGTCTCTTGGGAATGTCGTGGATCCGGATGCAGTCATCAATGGCGGgaag GATGGCAACATGCCAGCCTACGGGGCAGACGTGCTGCGATGGTGGGTGGCCGAGTCAAACATATTTTCCGAGGTTCAGATAGGACCTTCGGCCCTGAACTCGGCCCGAGACAACATCAACAAG CTCAGAAACACTTTGCGGTTCCTGCTCGGCAACCTGCACGGCTTTGACCCACGGGCTCAGGCTGTGGACCCCAAAGAGATGTACTACATTGACCAGTACATGCTGCACCTGCTGCGCGAGTACAGCATGAAG GTGACAGACGCTTACAGTGAGTTTGACGCTGGCCGAGTCATACGCCTCCTTCAAGCCTTCATGACCAGAGACCTCTCAAGCTTTTATTTCAGCATCATCAAAGATAG GTTGTACTGTGATCCTGAGGACTCGCTGGGCAGAAGATCGTGTCAGACGGTCCTGGAGGAGATTCTGGACGGGTTGACAAGATCTATCGCCCCCATCCTGCCTCATCTGGCTGAAGACGTGTACGCTCACACACCGGGCCACAATG TGTGGGCCCTTGCAGAAGAGGAGATGCTGTTCAGGAGTGGCTGGGTCAAATGCAGCTCTGTGTGGAGGCAACCTGGACTGGAGGAGGCAGTGGAGGGGGCGTGCGCCATCAGGGACTCCTTTTTGTCATCAATTCCAGGCAAAAACGTGGCCCAGTATGACCTCACCATCGCCATTGAGCCCGGGCTGCTGTTTGAATTGATGGAG TCTCTCCAAGAGGATCCCTCGTCCACTTCCTCACAGCTTGTTGAGCTCATGATGGCGGCCCGGGTCAACTTGAGCGGCAGGGTGCCTCGCGACCTTCCCCCAGACACGCTCGTGCGCCACGGCACATTCCTCATTAACTTGGAAG GTGGGGTTATTCGAGAGGAAAGTAGCTACAGTATAGCAGCGGTGCCCACCTCCGCCACCCGATGTCCACGATGTCGACGCTACACTGCGGAGTCTGTGGACTGCGTTTGCCCACGCTGTCAGACTGTTCTCGCCAAAGCTCAGTAA
- the iars2 gene encoding isoleucine--tRNA ligase, mitochondrial isoform X2, giving the protein MLLCRVSALSRTLTTWGRRSHQRGGLLHRPFMCSSRRRHGASAGEDSAQSADPGSTPGLYRDTVLLPRTEFPMKLGGQKLLDREIEIQEKCGFASLYTWQSERKAKRFCLHDGPPYANGDPHVGHALNKIIKDIRNRFEMLRGRQVHYIPGWDCHGLPIELKALGELGSVSLSPMQIRDKARQFAKGAIERQKAAFQRWGVMADWDQCYYTFDGAYEAAQLKVFQEMHGKGLIYQDYKPVFWSPSSRTALAEAELEYNHEHLSKTIYATFPLVTLLHKMAGQGDVSVLVWTTQPWTIPANQAVCYMPNAQYSVVRRKDNSQLLLMATERSISVAAALGTELESVATFAGSELEGGICKHPTIPDKEVPLLPANHVTMAKGTGLVHTAPAHGMEDYNVASQFNLLVECLVGEDGKFTELAGPELHHLSVFNEGNEKVICMLKECGALVKEENCVHSYPYDWRTKQPVVIRPSKQWFINTGSLKDKAKDALQKVRVLPESARSSLLTMLDRRTYWCISRQRSWGVPIPVFYHRETGEALINKHTVSHIVTLFKEKGSDCWWELPIDTLLPADVLKKSKAGPVTDYVRGEDVLDIWFDSGASWAAVLEEELEGDSEEPDSRLSWLPAPLRKPLVTETDCRADAYVEGKDQIGGWFQSSLLTSVAVRNKAPYKSLVVHGFAISEKGEKMSKSLGNVVDPDAVINGGKDGNMPAYGADVLRWWVAESNIFSEVQIGPSALNSARDNINKLRNTLRFLLGNLHGFDPRAQAVDPKEMYYIDQYMLHLLREYSMKVTDAYSEFDAGRVIRLLQAFMTRDLSSFYFSIIKDRLYCDPEDSLGRRSCQTVLEEILDGLTRSIAPILPHLAEDVYAHTPGHNEEEMLFRSGWVKCSSVWRQPGLEEAVEGACAIRDSFLSSIPGKNVAQYDLTIAIEPGLLFELMESLQEDPSSTSSQLVELMMAARVNLSGRVPRDLPPDTLVRHGTFLINLEGGVIREESSYSIAAVPTSATRCPRCRRYTAESVDCVCPRCQTVLAKAQ; this is encoded by the exons ATGCTGCTGTGCCGTGTTTCGGCCCTAAGCCGGACGCTAACGACATGGGGACGGAGGTCACACCAAAGAGGTGGCCTCCTCCACCGGCCCTTCATGTGTAGCTCTCGCCGGCGTCACGGTGCTTCCGCGGGCGAGGACAGCGCTCAGTCCGCTGACCCGGGCTCGACACCGGGACTCTACCGGGACACCGTGCTCCTTCCCCGAACAGAGTTCCCCATGAAACTGGGGGGACAGAAGCTGCTTGACAGAGAAATCGAGATTCAGGAG AAGTGTGGATTTGCAAGTTTGTACACTTGGCAGAGCGAGAGGAAGGCCAAGAGGTTTTGCCTTCACGACGGACCCCCATACGCCAATGGAGACCCACATGTAGGACATGCGCTCAACAAG ATTATAAAAGACATCCGTAACCGTTTTGAGATGCTTAGGGGCCGACAGGTCCACTACATTCCGGGCTGGGACTGCCATGGTCTTCCCATTGAGCTGAAAGCTCTTGGTGAGCTGGGTTCTGTCAGTCTCAGCCCTATGCAGATCAGGGACAAAG CTCGTCAGTTTGCAAAAGGGGCCATTGAGCGTCAGAAGGCTGCTTTCCAGCGCTGGGGAGTGATGGCCGACTGGGACCAGTGCTATTACACTTTTGATGGTGCCTATGAGGCCGCTCAGCTGAAAGTCTTCCAGGAGATGCATGGCAAG GGCCTCATCTATCAAGATTACAAACCTGTTTTTTGGTCTCCTTCATCAAG AACTGCCTTAGCCGAGGCAGAACTGGAGTACAACCATGAGCATCTCAGCAAAACCATCTACGCCACATTCCCACTGGTTACACTGCTGCATAAGATGGCAG GTCAGGGCGATGTTTCTGTGTTGGTGTGGACCACTCAGCCTTggactatcccagctaaccAGGCGGTCTGCTACATGCCAAATGCCCA GTACTCTGTGGTGAGAAGGAAAGACAACTCTCAACTGCTCCTAATGGCCACTGAACGCTCTATCAGTGTGGCAGCAGCGTTGGGAACAGAACTAGAGAGTGTCGCCACCTTCGCTG GTTCAGAGCTCGAGGGCGGAATCTGCAAGCATCCCACCATTCCCGACAAGGAAGTACCACTTTTGCCCGCTAATCATGTGACAATGGCAAAAGGAACAGGATTGGTCCACACAGCACCAGCTCACGGCATGGAGGATTACAACGTGGCTTCGCAGTTTAATCTCCTTGTG GAGTGTCTTGTGGGCGAGGATGGCAAGTTCACAGAGCTGGCAGGTCCAGAGCTCCACCATCTGTCTGTGTTTAACGAAGGCAATGAAAAAG TGATCTGCATGCTGAAGGAGTGTGGGGCTTTGGTGAAAGAGGAGAATTGCGTCCATAGTTACCCGTATGACTGGAGGACGAAGCAACCTGTTGTCATCCGGCCCAGCAAACAGTGGTTTATTAACACAGGCTCACTCAAGGACAAGGCAAAG GATGCGCTGCAAAAGGTTCGTGTTTTGCCAGAGTCAGCGCGGAGCAGCCTTCTGACCATGCTGGACAGACGCACTTACTGGTGCATCTCAAGGCAACGCAGCTGGGGCGTCCCTATCCCAGTCTTCTACCACAGAGAGACTGGCGAGGCGCTCATCAACAA ACACACAGTATCCCACATAGTGACTCTCTTCAAGGAAAAGGGCAGTGACTGTTGGTGGGAGCTTCCGATTGACACTTTACTGCCAGCAGATGTGCTCAAGAAG AGTAAAGCAGGACCAGTAACTGACTATGTCCGTGGAGAGGACGTGCTTGACATCTGGTTTGACAGCGGAGCATCATGGGCAGCTGTTCTAGAAG AAGAACTGGAGGGAGACTCTGAGGAGCCTGATTCTCGTCTCAGCTGGCTCCCAGCACCACTGCGCAAACCGCTTGTCACAG AGACCGACTGCAGGGCAGACGCCTACGTGGAAGGAAAGGACCAGATCGGGGGGTGGTTTCAGTCGTCTCTGCTCACCAGCGTCGCTGTCAGGAACAAAGCGCCTTACAA aTCACTGGTGGTCCATGGATTTGCCATCAGTGAGAAGGGAGAAAAAATGTCCAAGTCTCTTGGGAATGTCGTGGATCCGGATGCAGTCATCAATGGCGGgaag GATGGCAACATGCCAGCCTACGGGGCAGACGTGCTGCGATGGTGGGTGGCCGAGTCAAACATATTTTCCGAGGTTCAGATAGGACCTTCGGCCCTGAACTCGGCCCGAGACAACATCAACAAG CTCAGAAACACTTTGCGGTTCCTGCTCGGCAACCTGCACGGCTTTGACCCACGGGCTCAGGCTGTGGACCCCAAAGAGATGTACTACATTGACCAGTACATGCTGCACCTGCTGCGCGAGTACAGCATGAAG GTGACAGACGCTTACAGTGAGTTTGACGCTGGCCGAGTCATACGCCTCCTTCAAGCCTTCATGACCAGAGACCTCTCAAGCTTTTATTTCAGCATCATCAAAGATAG GTTGTACTGTGATCCTGAGGACTCGCTGGGCAGAAGATCGTGTCAGACGGTCCTGGAGGAGATTCTGGACGGGTTGACAAGATCTATCGCCCCCATCCTGCCTCATCTGGCTGAAGACGTGTACGCTCACACACCGGGCCACAATG AAGAGGAGATGCTGTTCAGGAGTGGCTGGGTCAAATGCAGCTCTGTGTGGAGGCAACCTGGACTGGAGGAGGCAGTGGAGGGGGCGTGCGCCATCAGGGACTCCTTTTTGTCATCAATTCCAGGCAAAAACGTGGCCCAGTATGACCTCACCATCGCCATTGAGCCCGGGCTGCTGTTTGAATTGATGGAG TCTCTCCAAGAGGATCCCTCGTCCACTTCCTCACAGCTTGTTGAGCTCATGATGGCGGCCCGGGTCAACTTGAGCGGCAGGGTGCCTCGCGACCTTCCCCCAGACACGCTCGTGCGCCACGGCACATTCCTCATTAACTTGGAAG GTGGGGTTATTCGAGAGGAAAGTAGCTACAGTATAGCAGCGGTGCCCACCTCCGCCACCCGATGTCCACGATGTCGACGCTACACTGCGGAGTCTGTGGACTGCGTTTGCCCACGCTGTCAGACTGTTCTCGCCAAAGCTCAGTAA